From Anopheles maculipalpis chromosome X, idAnoMacuDA_375_x, whole genome shotgun sequence:
CAGCGTGAGGCGCACCGTTCTGCTAACTCGTGTGTGATAGTTTGTTACAACCGGTTTTTATTGCTCCTACAGTGATTAAAAGTTTTGTAGGTTAAAGAAATATTTCCCTAAAGCACAATAACCATCAAGAATAAAAGACTACTTTCATGTGCACTTTTCAAAAAGTTGATTTCGATACTCCTATTAGGAATAACTTTACCAGATATTAGTAGCATGATCATTAGCATCTGAAACATATCTCCCTGCTAGGCGGGCCTTAGCTACCGGTTCATCGAGCAGCGTGTGccaatggaagcataaaatagatataaaaatatataacttGCAAAGCACGCCTGTTTGCCGAATTAAATCATGATTTTGAATGACTGCCTGTGTAGATGAGGAggggtggggaggggggggggggggtggatgGCTTAGGGGCGTAGGCTCCTAAGCTGAATTTTCAAGGGGCAGATTAATACATCAGTTCGCAATTAagagggtggtggtggtggtggcggtgccAAAATGTGCGATGGCATGCCCGATATTGATGGGGGTGGTGGCGGTGCCGACCCCGGTGGCGTTGGTACCAATCCTTTCGGCATTCCACCCCAACTTTTGCCCCATCCACCCATACCCATCGGGCCGAGCGCACCGAGACCGCCATTGTACGAATGGTGGTTCGGTGCCGGAACCATCGAGTCGCCGGCTGGTGGCAACGGTGGCTGCGGCGGTGTCCACTGCATCAAGGACGGTACGGATGGTGGAGGGGGCGGTGGAGTGGGCAGCGATGGAGGAATGGGAGGCATGGGTAGCAATGGTGGCCACATGTGACCGTTACCGGTACCATTACTACTACCGGCTGCTGACCCACCTCCACCACTACcatctccaccaccaccgacggCACCGCTACCTGTCTGCGAACCGGTGCCAGTGCCAGCGTTTGACGTTTGCATCGAGTTGCTCATTACTGAGGGCGGATGGTGCGGTGTGGCCATCAGGGGACGTGGTACGGAACGTGGTTCGAACAGGTTATAGTAACCACCGCGCGAACCACCCCCACCACCATTACCAGCACCTCCACGCTCacctccgccaccaccaccgtggcCATGGTTATTTTCTTGGGGCGGTGGCGCTTCACCAAGCTCCGCCATCAGGCTCATATACTCCTCATCGATCTTCGTCGCCGCACTACCTCCACCACCGGCGGACGGGGGTCCACCGTGGCCGGGTCGCTTGCTGCGGCAATCACGCGCTATATGTCCCGTACCACCGCATGCCGAGCACACAATGTTGTTCGTAATGTTCGGCTTGTCCGGACAGAGCCAGCTCTTGTGCTCGTTCGAACCGCAATTGTTACACCGCGGCCCATCCGTTTCACGCAGCGTACCGTTTAGCTGGGCCAGCTCGCGCAGCTGCATCCGGCGAAGATCGTTATGGCCCTCCGGCACCTCGATACCCTGCCGGATAACGTCCTTGATGCGGTCGACCGCCTTTTTCACTGCTTCCGGGTTGCTCGCGGTGATAAACGCGTGCAGCGGTTCATCCTCCCCCGGCAGCGGTTGCCCATCCTTACGCCCGACCTTACCCTCCTTTACCGAACCCTTGCCGCGGATGATGATTTTTGCGCCAGTATCCTTCTCCATCGCTTTCAGCGTGTTGCCGCGCGGTCCGATCAGCAGCCCGACGAAGTTAATGTCCGGATACTCTTCCTGCGGGATGAGCACCTTGTCGCTGACACGAATTACCGGCGGCCTGTTGGAAGTGGCATATGGTAAAACTCGTTAGAAACGTTTCGACACTCAATAAGGACAAATATCATCCGAACATATGGACAAATTTAATTCCTTGACTTCCTTTTGAAGGGATGAGGACGGAAATCGCCACCAACCACTGTCAAATaggcttttttcttcatttcatttttcatttctgtttttcccccgaaaaaaaaaatcagtataaaaataaatgaacaaaAGAAATACTTACTTGTAATCAGAGGGAGGCTTAAAGTCGGGATTCAGTGACTGCATGCGCTGGATCAGCTGGTGGCGCTGTTCCTCCAGCTTCTTACGAGTGCGGAACTCGCGCGTGTTCAGTCGCTTACCATCGCTACTGTAAATCGGTTCTGGCGATGGAGACCTGCACGGTGCGGAAAAGCGAAGAAAGCGGTACAAGAACAAAGAATGCAAACAGTTATTTCACTTGCTAACGGTAGGGTGCATCGCGATGGGTCTCGCTAGGGAAGTCTCGTAAAAATGCAGCACAAGACTCCCCCCAGAAAAcaggagagagaaagacaaGCGGTTTCATCACTTTCGTTCTTTAAGTTTTCTCGAACGGAAAcgaaaatagagagaaagagagagagagagaaataaatCGTATTATTATAGTTAAGCGGTTGTCTCAATAGAGAGGATGCACAACGTGGCTGTGGTACGGTACCGTTCCGCCGTGGCGTGTCACGGGAAAACTGAAAGCTGATCGTTATTATAGGAGAAACAAGTAGAGCAGAGATACGATTAATAGGGATCGAGAGTTTTTAACTGCCGTATTACAAACACCCCCACACAAGAAGGTGTTGGAAGAGGAtgattccttttttctgtgcgtatgtttgtgtgtgactcctacacacacacgcacacacaacaacacatgTCCCACATCACACGTCACACCATCTCCCACACTCGTGGGGCGTGGAGCAATCTTTTAtcctttggaaaaaaaattaatgatttcTTATTAGTACTGTGTAGTTGTACACCTCATTATTACATTCGCGTTTGTTTCATCATGTCTCGTATCACGTGTGTAGCACACATCTATATTCCTATGTGTTAGGAAGTAATGTACAGTAAACACACCCACTACAGCAGTTTACGTACGCTACGCTCTCACAGACCGACACGCATACTGGTAACACGCACAGACCGAATCGCCTTATTAACAGCGTCTAGGTATGCGAGAAGGATCGGtggattaaataaaaaaagacaaacggTAGATTATTGCTTCTTTTAAGGAAAAAATATGTAGCctttgagagaaaaaaaaaacgtataattaattatatgcTGTTACTGTAAAAGTAATTAGAATTATTTATGATGCCTGGTCTTAAAAAAAGGGAGTGAAAAGTTTGTTGCAttagaaaagagaaagaaaaaaaggaatatgtTAATGTAATCCTTTTaaaatctgcgtaataaataTACTGCTGGCTCGCTTCATCTGACGGCACTAGTCCCAAGGAGAAATACAAAcgcgcacacaaaacacacacatatacacacacggaCGCACATCATCATTGGCGATGGAGGATCGCGATCCTCCATTGTATACGAGATTGCTATACAAGGTTCTTAACAGCCCACATAGCAGGCAGTAGAATAGCACAAACAAAGCGAAATTTGAGAATCACATCATTTTCCGACATAAATACACAACACATCGATTTTAGCTACGCTGTatcaattgaaaacaaaatttccgattattttagaaaatcGTCCTTATGAACGAAATTTGCCAACCTACTGAATGGTCAACGATCCAACCGTGTCTTGAGAAATGAATCGTGAATGTGAAACGTAACACCCGGGCCGTTACCAAATCCAAGTCGATGACCATTGATTAAGGATAGGCAAAGTGCCAAATTTTACGGCTTTCTAAATCAATGGCAAATTGTTTTAACGATTTTAACAGCGTAGCTAAACCGATGTAATGTGTGTTCAAGTCGGAAAAAAATTGTGCATCTTGATCTCCTGCATTGTTCAAGCTATGCTAATGTTTGTTCTATGGACTGGTAAACTCTGTAAGTGATTACTCTCCCAGCATAAAAAGgagatatgtgtgtgtgtgtcagcaTCTCTGAAATACCCAGCTAGGATATAGtaatagtagcagtagtagtagtagtagtaatagtagaagtagtagtaccGAGACGCTGATTTTTTGTTATCCTGGGAAGATCCTAAAGATTaagatgtgtgagtgtgttttggcTTATTCACCCACCACCTCTCCCTGTTACCCCCACTTGCATAAAACTGTCTGCCCCGGTGGTGCAAACACGATGAAGAACTTCGCTGTGTTGGTGTATCGCTAAGTTCAGAGAGAGCAGCAATCGATCCACTTactgtgtgttttgcttcaaaacgGTTGGCGGAGAAGATGGGTTGGTGTGGGACGATCGGCAGCGCTATGCTATGGCTTTTTTTATCACAACACAATGTATTAGTGTGCTTAAAAAAGTAGAGTTCACATTAATGTTGGTTCCTCTCAATGCGAAAGCAGATACTAATTGGGCAAAAAGAACACGATTGTCTCTTAGGGATATCGCTATCCTTTTGGGGGCGAGGGGGTAAGATGATACTGACCGTGTGCTACTCAAATCAACATAAACTATTTTGTACCGATTTAGCAACGTttgattgttaaaaaaaacgatcttccatagtctgctgctgcttgaatCAGTTAGACGATGATCACGCTTCATACGGGAAGATCGTGATAAGGTACTAAGAAGTAACGCGTAACGTACGTACGTGAATCGAGCATCAAGATTGCCAAAAGCGTAAAATAGCTCGGATGGTAAAGCTTTCCTGTAACCCTAAACGCGACCGTCGGTGTTTAAATGGCTCTTTTTAGGTCCAAACGCTTGCTAACTATCACTGAGCGCTTTGAgaggttctttttttcttcttatgtGATGGTGAGATAAAAAGCTGTAGGGGATTGTTGTAAAAAGTGTTCACATTAAAATGACATTAGGAAATCTAACCTTTCTTCCGGATTTTGCGGTATCATGAGATCGCCCGTACGAAGCTTGCGGCTTATTTCCTCGATTTGAAGTTGCACTAAAATAGGGAAAATAGACACTGATCAATGCATATGCTGCTCGTTTGAACTCATAGAAGTCACGGGTCCACAGGAGATTCCGAATCAAATTCCAAAGTACATGAGAACTCGGAATTTTTTAAGCTAGAAAGCCGCAGGCAACTGGATATTTCGAAACCAACATTAAAGATTCTCTTGAGtatttgagaaattttctcgctttcaaATCGCTTTTTAGAGAACTTGGCGCATACACCAAGCTACACTTTCACAAGACAACGGAGAGAAAAAACCGCAATTTGGAGGTTTTCCAACAGTTCAAAATCCgctttcaacagtttgaaatttccagTGGGCCGCAGGCTTTAAAGTTGTTCGCCCGTGATTTTAAGATGTGTGTCCTACCGACCTAAATAGGCTTCCTGCTGGTCCGGTGTTAGCGTCGATGGCAATACCGTTGGCATGCCGGGAATGAACGTTTTGTCGTGATCACTACCGGCCCAGCGTGACTTTTTCTTGCGCCGGCGGGACGATTCACCACCCTCGCCACCGCTGCTGTTACCATTGCAAAGCGCTTGCGGTCCGGTTCCGTTTTCACCTGTaagcaagaagaaataatttAGCAATTTAATTTACTGCCCAAGCATTTCTCGTGTGTATTTGTCAACCCCGGTAACAGTTCTTTGCTTATTTCTAAATGTCTCGATCTTTACTCCTGGCAGATGTCATTCCCTCCCATAATGTGGTTTTCAACAAAGAATTAGTTTTATAGGTTATGCCTAAATTGAAACCCTCGTTTTTTTCCGGTTCGGTTCGTTAAAACGTTCATTCCTTCTAGACTTCTTTCCTGCTGTTAGGAAATCTGCATGGCTGGTTCCAGTGCATAATAAGGGCGATAGGTGCGACACCTACTAACTATCGTGGTGTCTCCCTGCCTTGTGCTCCATCCAAGATTTTTGGATATGTTATCCTTTCCTTGTGTGTCCAATTACATTTCTCCTCATCAGCATGGCTTTATGTCCCAAAGGTTCTTCCTCGTCTAACCACATGTCCATTGTCTCGTCGGTGTTTGAGAATATGTCTATCGGCCGTCTAGTAGCTACTGTCTATCAAGTAGATACTGTAACTTAAACAAAGTGTACGCAGCGCGAAACGCAGAaaaaacgaagacaaaataatcACATctaaaagaagagaaagaaaactacCTAGCCGACTGCGCTTCCTGACGGTTCCAAAGGTTCCGGACGGTTCTAACGGATCCGGACGGTTCCAACGGAACTGGAATCATACGTGTCGGAACCGGATCCACGAGCCATGGGTGGGCTCCAAAAAACCCATCACTAACTTACAACTATCTACCCATCCGCCCGTTTCATACCAACCCAATTCCCCTTACCTTTCGAACCAATCGAGGAGCAGCTGTTTTCGTTGTGCTGCTCGAACAGGGCCTGCTGCGTTtggatttgctgctgctgggcctgtatctgctgctgttggttaTAACTGTTTAGTAATTTAGCAAAATCGCTCGCAGTCGCTGCAGTGAGCAGCATCGTCGATATAACATTCTGCGTAAACTCCATGCTCTTGTACTCGTAGTTCTCCGGACTATCCAGATGGCTGTTGCCGTCCATCGTTCGGCGCGTGTCATCCGCGTGCTCACGCGAACGATGTCTGTGGTCCCGATCATCCCGGCTTCCACTACtcccaccaccgccaccaccaccattgctaataccaccaccgccgctgCTGCGATGCTTCCTATCGCGGCTTCGACTGCGGCTGCGCCTTTCACGGTGCTCCCGTCTTCGATGGTCACGCTCCCGGCTGTCGTCGCGCGTACGGCCATGCTTGCTGGAACCGTGCCGCTCCTTGCTACTGCGACGAACCTCGCGGCGTTCGCTGCTACGCTCCCGGCTTCGGCTGCGGTGACGCTCCTTCGCACTATAGCTGCCCTTCTCCAAGTAACGCTCCTTGCCATCCGTTTCACTGTGTAGCATGCTGAAAGCGTGGAAGGCAAAAAGAAGCGTATTAGTACGTTCGTTGTAACTCTGATGTTTGGGGGTTAGAATTTTGGCAAAGTTTCGCATGGTCCAAtcgctaaaacaaaacaaaatgcctTAATCCGTGCACGGCACACAATATTACGCACTTAACATGAGACGCCATGCCTTACGGGGAAGGGtactatgatgatgatgattgtcaTACCTTTTACGCTCACGCTCTTTGTCGCGTCCTTTGCTTAACCCTGCCACATTGTTGCGCGATTTGCTGCTCTCGTGATCGCGATCCTTTCCCTTATGCTTGTAACTCATTGTATTAAAATgttagaaaaatataaagattataaaaaaaagtgtattataaaaaaaattatcaggCGCACAACTCGGTGTGTGCGTGCCCGTATCGAATTGGAAAAAGCAGACACTTCAGGTCATGCTCAAACAATCACACAAACATATCGACTTTTCGAAAAATGACGTTTGACAGAACGTTCTCGAGCGAAATCGAACCGAGCCGAAGTTGGGCGAAAATTTCCAATGCAGGATTTTACTGCACCATAcagttttaaacatttttgtctAATTAATTACACCTTTTACAGTGGTTTAAAACCTGTATTAGCAATGGCACCGGTAGGAACACAGCCTGAATTGCAAAGGTGGTGAAGATGTAATTAAATAAGCTGCTTACATTGATTCTATGTATTATAAGCAAAAggaaggattttattttttattcgtgcAAAAACACTCTCATTCTGTTGTAGACATGGCATACGAGGCAACTCAACAGACATTTCATGGCGCACGAGATTCGAAAAAATCCGCCCCGAGCGCCGCCTCGAGCCgatattttttgtatcatatAGGCTGCAATCTTTCATGGCGCACGAGATTCGAAAAAATCCGCCCCGAGCGCCGCCTCGAGCCgatattttttgtatcatatAGGCTGCAATCTATGCTAAATGTATGTTCacgtttattaaattaaattaaatgaaaataaaaatgctcagTACATTAAATTTAACGCGTACGAAGTATAATAACATTGAGTAGGTCGCACACCATGAATAAAATGTATGCATTTAAGCACGAGCGCGGCAAACGGTTATAATTGTTTGTTGGGAACCGTTGCGATTGTGCTACATTCGCATTGTTCTTCCGACATCCTACAATGTGCGAATGGAACTCTGACGTACCataatgccaaaaaaaaatgttcagaaaaaatattaacaatatAGTGtcataaaaagcttttttaataaatatcatttttttgtggatgTGCTCAAATATTctaaaatcaataataaacgaaataaaattcgAAAATAAACAGTGCATTATTAAtgttaaagcaaaacaatggcGTGCTGTCAACATGACAAGTGTGACAACTCATTTTCACCAACCCCCGTAGAACACTCTTTGCCGGGCATAAACAATCCTGCACCCTTGGACGGGGCTTCCTGTACTAAAACCCGGCTTACGGTATACACTTATTAGTACAACCAACTGTTGTGGTCCGTACGATCCCGGTGCTGCTCAGTTGCAGTCGAGTATTGAAGCCGGTCGGTTGTGGAGAATCGTGTGTGTGCAGGATTCGCGGGCCTCGGTGCGTTTTTGTAATCATTCCgttggctttgttttgttttagcgtGCTCATCATGCAGCAAGTGTTGTGGAAAAAACATTTCGAAGAACTGTACGGTGCGGTGAAAGACATTTTGCATCATCATGCGTACGAGGATTGTACGATCGTTTGCGAAGGGGAACTGTTTCGGGCGCACCGATTTTTGCTCGCAAGTGTTAGCCCATACTTTCATAAAATTCTCGCCCAGaacgacacaaacacaactggtaagttttgtttttcttttaaaactaTGTCAAGGATATAGCGATGATCTATGAGTCATCAGTTAAAATTTCGAAGCTGGTTGACTCTTCAGATCAGTTCAGAAGAGTTTATCAACTTACCAGGCATTACAGACTTTTTGAACATTATTCTTCCTCGGAATGCTTACTATGGAACAGatgtttttaaacaaacttattttaaagcaaattgcACCTTAAGCATCGGAACGAACCAATTTTACTTAAACTCTCCaagaacaaattaaaaagttGCGTACGTCAAGCAAGATTAAATTAGCGCCATCGATCCTTCCTGCCTACTATTCTCAtgatattttctttcatttgcaATATCGATTCAATGCATAAAGTGTATCTATTTATCTATCCACTTCAAACCGATTTTTTATCCAACATGAGAGGAAAGAAGTATTACACTCGAGATTCGATTTCCTGCCTGCTGTGCTGTAACCCAACGCACTTACGTTTTCAGCTATACGATCAACTCTGGCCGATGGTGCTAATAccgaataaaataatttatctgcAAAGTCACTATCGTTGAAGATGTAACTGGGCAGGGGATCCTGGAAGATATAAAAGTAAAACTACTTGTGTTCAAACCAATGTTGTTTGACGATCGTACTCCGTGATTACAGCATGAGATATGCTAGGCTTGGTTGATCTATATCCTGAAGGAGTAACCATCATAACAAGAGATTACCATACTTCACGTGTAAACACGCAACATTAGACGGTTACATTCATCCTGCTACATTGTCGTTAGGTTGTCGATACAAGGGAAATCATCTTCCATTACAAATCGTTCAAAGATAGATTATCTTTTCCCTATGGTTGCGCATGATAGTCAGTACGCGTTGTTTTACAAGATACGTACTTGCTGCAGCGGTAAAAGCGTGCTGATGCGCTCTCTTGCCTGTCTGTCTATCATGTTACTTATCGTGTTGTACACGCAGCTACCTTCTTGGAGAAATGGCATTAATTTTCGGACCGGGCACACAAAAACGGGCCAACGGTAGCTTCTTGTGAGGCTGCCAGcagttgtttatttgttcacaCTTGTGCCCCGATCGGTTCAATTGTACAAATTATCGCCTTAGCTTGAGATAAAGGTTTGCGTTCCGGAGCGTAGATAAATAGGTTGATATCACTGCTTAAAGCCCTTTTTGATAAACACACAACTTCGGCCGATACAGCGAGAGCTGTATGCAAGTATTGCTGGAGTATCGGTGCTATTGGGTAACTGAAGTTATCATGTCTCCGACAACTATCCTGCGGAGATCTGGTGACGGCGGGCTTGTCTAGGTGGGAATAGGAACTGAAGTAGCATTATCTTTTGCCCCCTTTTTTCACCGGTTTGCAATGACCAGAGGATCGTATTCgagtacgcacacacacacatacacacacacactcacagataCGCataacaagaaaagaaaaataggaagaaaTATTGATACAAAGAAACATGAGTCGCTTCTAGTCGTTCGTACACTACCCCGTCCGGCTATCATTCGTATATTAAACTGATATCAGCGTAATGAAGTGTCCCACAGGATTACTGGTAATAGATTTATCATTCTCGATATCACTGCGTGAATGAGTGCTTTGGTTGCAATATGCCGATTGTGTTTCGATACCACACACATTGTGCTCTAAACTGATAGGACACGGACCACGTGTCGCCGGCGATATGACGCGATTTCGACATCTCGCCGCTAGTCGTCCACAAGTATATCCGTCTACTCTTATTGTAATAACCCCTCCTCTCCCCCCCTCCTCCAACCCTTTTCTTCTTGCAGTGGTTCTGAAAGATGTATCACCACACGTAATGCGCATCATCATGCAGTTCCTGTACTACGGCGAGGCCACCATCTTCGACGGTGATCTGGAGAacgtagtagcagcagcggaaCATTTGGACCTCATACCGGTGGTTGCCATGTTGCGAAATTTGGGCAAAGATCAATCGCACAGCCGATCCGCGGCTAGCTTTCTCGGGTATCACGACACCATCACGACAGATCATGCCGCTGCAACGCCGAGGATAAGTGTACGATCGCAGTACATGGCACCACGCAACAGGAAGCGAATTGCGCCAGACTCGGACGATGAACAGCTAACCGATGGACAGGGACTCAGTCCGGTGGAACTAACGACAACTTCGAACCGGGACAAGGAATCGAGTACCGCACGGCAAACATCACCCCATCGGGCTCAGCATGGAGGACCACCACCGCCAGAAGATTTGTCGTCGGCGATACCGGATACGACACCGATGCGCGAACCGGATGTACTACCAACGGCGCATGAGACGGCAATATCCCCACGGGCAGTATCCCACACCTCATCGATCGACGAACGGGATAAGCTGTGGACGTACTACGACAGCGTAGGGATGAAGCTGCTTACCGATGCCGTACAGTCGACAGCAACCGATGCGGACAAGCGGAAGCAGACGGGAACGGGCAGAAATGTGGCGTCCGGTGGCAAAACTGCACCAGGTAAGGACCCTGTAACCCTCCTGAGAAAGGATTAAAACGCATCTCggtgtcacacacacacacacacacacacacacacacacatatatatatatatacatatagtggaaaaaaactgtttgtgATCATTATCAAACTGGACTACCATGTGCAGTGTACAAGTACTCTCGGGATGTCCGTTCGGAATGTGTTTAGTTTATCCTCCGCACGGTGATAAGCCTTGCGCTTGATGATAAGGTTTACGTGTTTACTGTTTACAAATTTCTAATATCAATCATTTCTCATCCTGAACTGCTAACCGTGCGCTTTGCATGCGGTGCACATCATCCCTGCACATCCATCAGCCTACTGTAGACGCGTCCGTCCGTTTTACCGAGCGCCTACCAAGCTACATGATAGCTTTGCGCAGCGTCTCGCATCATACCACTCGTGCTCCAATATCATAAATATTGTTCATCAGTATGTCAAAGGTTACCACATCATATTGTGATCTCATTTTCTTTCatacagaaaaaataataataataccaaGAAAGTACTGCCATGTCCAAAGCCTATGTGTAGGATAGAGCCGAAGGAACAAACATTCGTAGACGTGTTCGTCGGGTTCAGTGGATCAGTTGTTTGTCTCTATCCACCACTGACGCTGATTGCCTAGTGCCGATCTGCCACTGCCTTAACCAGCAATTCGATCAACTGTGGCT
This genomic window contains:
- the LOC126568526 gene encoding splicing factor 1, with the translated sequence MSYKHKGKDRDHESSKSRNNVAGLSKGRDKERERKSETDGKERYLEKGSYSAKERHRSRSRERSSERREVRRSSKERHGSSKHGRTRDDSRERDHRRREHRERRSRSRSRDRKHRSSGGGGISNGGGGGGGSSGSRDDRDHRHRSREHADDTRRTMDGNSHLDSPENYEYKSMEFTQNVISTMLLTAATASDFAKLLNSYNQQQQIQAQQQQIQTQQALFEQHNENSCSSIGSKGENGTGPQALCNGNSSGGEGGESSRRRKKKSRWAGSDHDKTFIPGMPTVLPSTLTPDQQEAYLVQLQIEEISRKLRTGDLMIPQNPEERSPSPEPIYSSDGKRLNTREFRTRKKLEEQRHQLIQRMQSLNPDFKPPSDYKPPVIRVSDKVLIPQEEYPDINFVGLLIGPRGNTLKAMEKDTGAKIIIRGKGSVKEGKVGRKDGQPLPGEDEPLHAFITASNPEAVKKAVDRIKDVIRQGIEVPEGHNDLRRMQLRELAQLNGTLRETDGPRCNNCGSNEHKSWLCPDKPNITNNIVCSACGGTGHIARDCRSKRPGHGGPPSAGGGGSAATKIDEEYMSLMAELGEAPPPQENNHGHGGGGGGERGGAGNGGGGGSRGGYYNLFEPRSVPRPLMATPHHPPSVMSNSMQTSNAGTGTGSQTGSGAVGGGGDGSGGGGSAAGSSNGTGNGHMWPPLLPMPPIPPSLPTPPPPPPSVPSLMQWTPPQPPLPPAGDSMVPAPNHHSYNGGLGALGPMGMGGWGKSWGGMPKGLVPTPPGSAPPPPPSISGMPSHILAPPPPPPPS
- the LOC126562262 gene encoding protein bric-a-brac 2-like is translated as MQQVLWKKHFEELYGAVKDILHHHAYEDCTIVCEGELFRAHRFLLASVSPYFHKILAQNDTNTTVVLKDVSPHVMRIIMQFLYYGEATIFDGDLENVVAAAEHLDLIPVVAMLRNLGKDQSHSRSAASFLGYHDTITTDHAAATPRISVRSQYMAPRNRKRIAPDSDDEQLTDGQGLSPVELTTTSNRDKESSTARQTSPHRAQHGGPPPPEDLSSAIPDTTPMREPDVLPTAHETAISPRAVSHTSSIDERDKLWTYYDSVGMKLLTDAVQSTATDADKRKQTGTGRNVASGGKTAPAVYDHDLRTSLTDHETPHLATMTPGEKWFQGRLEFMLSQRGKPLLVHDGHSFGIQYIRKDKKYWQCNLSRKYNCKARVTTTDTGDIIVTNNEHCHTEIRQHLRKDYKTMKLAASLAANRGLSTLPLFSPKSLTLPNLANAFLQSGGSAEAANLCQTSPNASHQSEPTQESGSLNLTINQLIKRETGNYSE